One genomic segment of Hypomesus transpacificus isolate Combined female chromosome 5, fHypTra1, whole genome shotgun sequence includes these proteins:
- the gigyf1b gene encoding GRB10-interacting GYF protein 1 isoform X3 — translation MTAETLNFGPEWLRALSRGGHMTSPPTSPAMPKSKLADYRYGREEMLALYIKDNKVPEDMQDKEFAAILQDEPVQPLALVALTEEEQRNFSMSVNSVAVLRLMGKGGGASPVGVARGRGGIRGGRGRGRGDGAFYQRGPEEGEVGFGRGREVHRSQSWEDRGERRFEKPIRREVVRPAFEEAGPLGRKDFGRADSDNWRSLREEQQLQLQQQQEEEEEGAEPGGNWRIAGSRRDDGGPRSAGWRDHGGRRKFEFDFREGEGGGGGRRRRGSEGGEDDRDGLPEWCTDEEDGEMGTFDASGAFMCIKKGLKDAIPEDQELEFGALEEEEEEEEEEEEEGEACQGSKDNFSEKESKNVCEGEDTRRSPPPPPALSAPPCLDLPPGRCAPEPALASISQPPKISHHGGSSPGGGAQLSPDPPTSSGLLPPPSFAASLLSSSAGEAEEDEGMKHLQQEAEKMVASLQDTSLEEECFTQGLQDARNLSSHPHPAAHSHPASHPHPSGHTLSASALPLSSEAAMKWFYKDPQGEIQGPFSTVEMCEWFQAGYFTMTLLVKRGCDEGFQPLGDVIKMWGRVPFSPGPSPPPLLVRQPPPPRASSGSMDQELLKKQLEQAATAALYQQLQMRFQHMNRGGESGLMNRSMSVPDNGPMWDMHTSASQTSAGEANLWDLTMSNSTQGPSLEQLQKLQDRREAELRAKREEEDRKRREEKRRQQEEQKRREEEEQLYRRKQQCRQQQELIMKLLQQSQAPGCGPSGGGWGGGPSGLSKPGKSLSLLELETERLLKQQRAQQQRDRHGGLTMGQWGEGSGGMWSSGSMEAKGSSGGMSVWEEALKNQNSLRNMGMKNSRSSPSLSEQYMLRRKRTEEEDKLLKLLQGIKQPQDGFTTWCEQMLHALNTSTTSSSSALDVATIVAYLKEVESPYEVHDFIRSYLGDTVEAKEFAKQFLERRAKQKANHQRQQQQQQQQQQQVQQLSKEVAGLSMNNFPLQSMFQSAQMGKGGLYDGQGGKMKKKSSMMLHSDPSILGYSFLGAGDRMNLGEMETVEDY, via the exons ATGACTGCAGAGACTCTTAACTTCGGCCCAGAATG GCTTCGTGCACTATCCCGAGGGGGCCACATGACCTCCCCCCCTACCTCTCCAGCAATGCCAAAGTCCAAGCTGGCCGATTACCGCTATGGCCGCGAGGAGATGCTAGCACTTTATATCAAAGATAACAAG GTCCCAGAAGACATGCAGGATAAGGAGTTTGCTGCCATCCTTCAGGATGAGCCTGTGCAGCCGCTGGCTCTGGTCGCCCtcacagaggaggagcag AGGAACTTCTCCATGTCTGTGAACAGCGTAGCCGTGCTGAGGCTCATGGGAAAAGGAGGCGGGGCCTCCCCTGTGGGCGTGGCCAGGGGCCGCGGAGGCATTCGAGGAGGCAGAG GACGAGGAAGGGGCGATGGTGCGTTCTACCaaagaggaccagaggagggggaggtgggattTGGACGCGGCCGAGAGGTGCATCGCAGCCAGAGTTGGGAAGACAg AGGTGAGCGGCGCTTTGAGAAGCCAATCAGGCGTGAGGTGGTGCGCCCCGCCTTCGAGGAGGCGGGTCCGCTGGGCAGGAAGGACTTTGGGCGCGCCGACAGCGACAACTGGCGCAGCCTGagggaggagcagcagctgcagctgcagcaacagcaggaagaggaggaagagggggcggagccaggggGGAACTGGAGGATCGCTGGGTCCAGACGTGATG ACGGAGGCCCTCGCTCGGCCGGCTGGCGGGACCACGGCGGCCGCCGGAAGTTCGAGTTTGACTTCCGTGAGggcgaggggggtgggggggggcgcagGCGCCGGGGCAgcgaggggggggaggacgaCAGGGACGGCCTCCCTGAGTGGTGCACCGACGAGGAGGACGGAGAGATGGGAACCTTCGACGCCTCTGGAGCCTTCATGTGTATTAAG AAGGGTTTGAAGGACGCCATTCCTGAAGACCAGGAGCTGGAGTTTGGGGCtttggaagaagaggaggaggaagaggaggaggaggaagaggagggcgagGCCTGTCAGGGAAGCAAGGACAACTTCTCAGAGAAAG agAGTAAAAAcgtgtgtgaaggagaggacACCCGCAggagccctcctccccccccagcgcTGTCAGCCCCTCCCTGCCTGGACCTTCCTCCTGGCCGATGTGCCCCCGAGCCCGCCCTGGCGTCCATCTCCCAGCCCCCCAAAATCAGCCACCACG gaggtTCATCTCCAGGCGGTGGTGCCCAGCTGAGCCCAgatccccccacctcctccggcctcctgcctcctccttccttcgcggcgtctctcctctcctccagcgcgggggaggcagaggaggacgagggcatGAAGCACCTGCAGCAG gAAGCTGAGAAGATGGTCGCGTCTCTCCAGGACACCTCTCTAGAGGAAGAGTGCTTCACTCAAGGCTTGCAGGACGCCCGaaacctctcctctcacccccaccccgccGCCCACTCCCACCCcgcctcccacccccacccctccggaCACACCCTCTCCGCCAGCGCCCTGCCCCTCTCCAGTGAGGCGGCCATGAAGTGGTTCTACAAGGACCCTCAGGGAGAGATCCAAG GGCCCTTCTCCACGGTGGAGATGTGCGAGTGGTTCCAGGCGGGCTACTTCACCATGACGCTGCTGGTGAAGAGGGGCTGTGACGAGGGCTTCCAGCCCCTGGGCGACGTCATCAAGATGTGGGGGCgtgtccccttctcccccggcccctcccccccacccctgctggTACgacagccccctccaccccggGCGTCCTCT GGGAGCATGGACCAAGAGCTGTTGAAGAAGCAGTTAGAGCAGGCAGCTACTGCAGCGTTGTACCAGCAACTCCAGATGAGATTCCAGCACATGAACAg GGGTGGAGAGTCTGGCCTGATGAACAGGTCAATGTCAGTTCCAGATAATGGGCCCATGTGGGACATGCATACCTCAGCCTCCCAAACATCAG CAGGTGAGGCCAACCTCTGGGACTTAACCATGAGTAACTCCACTCAGGGGCCGTCCCTGGAGCAGCTTCAGAAG CTCCAGGACAGGCGCGAGGCAGAACTCAGGgccaagagggaggaggaggacaggaagaggagggaggagaagaggaggcagcaggaggagcagaagaggagggaggaggaggagcagctgtATCGTCGGAAGCAG cagtGTCGCCAGCAGCAGGAGCTGATCATGAAGCTGTTGCAGCAGAGccaggcccctggctgtggcccctccggggggggctggggcgggGGCCCCTCAGGGCTCTCCAAGCCGGGGAAGAGCCTCAGTCTGCTGGAGCTGGAGACGGAGAGACTGCTGAAGCAGCAGAGGGcccagcagcagagagacagg caCGGAGGCCTGACGATGGGCCAGTGGGGCGAGGGCAGTGGGGGGATGTGGTCCAGCGGGAGCATGGAGGCCAAAGGCAGCTCTGGAGGGATGAGCGTCTGGGAGGAAGCCCTGAAGAACCAGAACAGCCTCCGCAACATGGGCATGAAGAACAGCCGCAGTAGCCCCTCGCTCAG TGAGCAGTACATGCTGCGGAGGAAGcgcacggaggaggaggacaagctgCTGAAGCTGCTGCAGGGCATCAAGCAGCCTCAGGACGGCTTCACCACCTGGTGTGAGCAGATGCTGCACGCCCtcaacacctccaccaccagctcctcctccgccctggacg TGGCTACCATCGTGGCCTACCTGAAGGAGGTGGAGTCTCCCTACGAGGTTCATGACTTCATCCGCTCCTACCTGGGCGACACCGTCGAAGCCAAAGAGTTTGCCAAGCAGTTCCTGGAGCGCCGTGCCAAACAGAAAGCCAACCACCAGagacagcagcaacagcagcagcagcagcagcagcaggtgcaGCAGCTTTCAAAAGAAGTTGCCGGCTTGTCGATGAACAACTTTCCTCTGCAG tccatGTTCCAGTCTGCTCAGATGGGGAAGGGAGGCCTGTATGACGGCCAGGGAGGGAAGATGAAGAAGAAATCAAGCATGATGCTCCACTCTGACCCCAGCATCCTAG gaTACTCGTTCCTGGGTGCCGGAGACAGGATGAACCTGGGGGAGATGGAAACCGTGGAGGATTACTGA